The DNA window ATCAATGGCGGATATCGATGAAGTTCGGGGTCTCTGCACCAAATTTGGCCTGGGAGCCATCATAGCCCCCAACTTCGCGATTGGGGCCATCCTGATGATGAAATTCTCCGAGATGGCCGCCCGCCATCTCCCCCGGGTTGAGATCATCGAGTTGCACCACGATGCGAAACTCGATTCCCCTTCAGGAACTGCCATGAAAACAGCCCAGATGATACATGGAGAGCTGGTGCGGTCGCGCGAGGCAGGCGCCGCCCCCGAGCAGCGCAAGTTGGACAAGCCCGAGCCCGAGGGCGCGATAGAGAAGGTCCCCGGGGCTAGAGGCGCCGAGGTCGAGGGCGTAAGGATTCACAGCGTCAGACTCCCGGGCCTGGTGGCCCACCAGGAGGTCATATTCGGGGGGCCCGGTCAGATTCTGACCATCCGCCATGACTCCATAAGCCGCGAGTCCTTCATGCCCGGGGTCATGATGGCGATAAGGCGGGTCATGACCCTGAGCGGGGTCATCTACGGCCTCGAAGGTGTTCTCGGGCTCTGACGCTTTAGTCCTCCCGGCCCTATATCCCCGGCCCCATAGGCCTCATATATGGACGTGCACCCCCTGAAGTCCCCGGACATATTATATCGCGTAGCCCTAGGATAGTTTTCAGTCTCGGGGGACTCAGGGGAGGGACGAAAATGGCCCGAGGTTTACATGGCCTTGTTATAGCTGTTCTAGGAGGTGATTACCGGGAAATCGAGCTCATACGCGAATTCCTCTCCCAGGGGGCAAAGGTGAAGGTGATTGGATACCCGCCGATGCCCGAGCTGGCTGGGGTTGAGATGGTTCCAACGATATGGGACGCAATTCGGGGCTCAGATGTCATCGTGGTCGGAATGGGAGGGCTTGACGTTGGGGGCAAGGTTAGAACCCTGGATTCCGGCGTCAACCTCCAGATAACCGAGGAGGTCTTGAGCATCATACCGCCGGACGTCCCATTTTTTATTGGCATCGCCCGGCCGAGATTGAAGGAATTTGCCAGGAAGCATGATGTCAAGCTTGTTGAGGTTACGGAGCAGGATGACGTTGCGATCTTGAATTCGATCCCCACTGCCGAGGGCGCCATCCAGATAGCCATGGAGGAGCTTCCCATAACCATCCACGGCTCAAACGCGATCGTGATCGGCCTCGGGAGGGTTGGAATGACCATGGCGCACACCCTCATAGCCCTCGGCGCCCGGACGACCGTTGCAGCGCGCAACCCGGCTCAGCTCGCGAGGGCTGAGGAGATGGGAGCCAGGCCGGTGCCGCTTTCAGATTTAAAAGATGTGGTAGGCCAGGCAGATGCCATATTCAACACGGTCCCCGCTGTAGTATTGACGGAAAACGTTCTCCGGATGATGCGTCCGGATGCCCTCATAATCGATCTCGCATCTCACCCGGGCGGTACTGATTTTGAGGCTGCAGCGAAGCTTCAAATCAAGGCCATCCTCGCTCTCGGCCTGCCCGGAAAGGTCGCACCCAGGACCAGCGGCCAGATTCTCGTCAGGTGCATCCCGGAGATGATCCACAAGGCCCTGGGTCACTGGGGTTGATCCTTAGGAAAGGGAAGGGGAGGGGAAGCCATGGAGCTCAGTGGGAAAAGGGTGGGCTTTGCCTTGACGGGGTCTCACTGCACCATCCCGGAGGTGCTGCCGCAGATCGAAAACCTGGTCCGCCAGGGGGCGGATGTAGTTCCCATTATATCGTCGAGCGTCGCAAATGTGAATAGCAGGTTTGGCAAGGCTGCGGATGTGATACGGAGGCTCGAGGAGATAACGGGCAAGGAGCCCATATGCACGATCACCGAGGCCGAACAGCTGGGGCCGGCTGCGCCCCTGGATGTCTTGGTCATCGCGCCGTGTACCGGCAACACCCTCGCGAAGCTCGCGAATGCGATAACAGATGGCCCTGTTTTAATGGCGGCCAAGGCTCACCTGCGTAATGGCCGGCCGCTTGTGATCGGCATCTCAACAAATGATGCCTTCGGCCTGAATGCCAGGAACCTCGGCATGCTGCTGGAAGCCAAGAACGTCTATTTTGTCCCATTCGGCCAGGATAACCCCGGAGCAAAACCCAACTCTCTGATCGCGGATATGTCGTTGATAATCGAGACGGTCGAGAATGCCCTCTATGGCAAACAATTGCAGCCGATTCTCATTGACAGGAGAAAATAATGGCTGTATGCTAAAGAGAAATACATAGATGTGCGGGGCGCGGGCGCCTACCAGCGACCTGGGAAGGTCGCCTCTGGATAGGTCGTCTGAGATCAGTGAGATTGGCCCCTGGTAGAAGCCGGAGGGGTGTAGTTTATGAGCGGATTCAAGGTGGCGGTTGTCGGAGCTACTGGTGCAGTGGGTGAGGAGATCCTCAGCATTCTGGACGAGAAGAGGTTTCCAATCAAGGAATTGAAGCTGCTCGCGTCTGAGCGTTCAGAGGGCAAAGTCGTCCGGTTTCAAGGCGTCGAGTTGAAGGTCGAAAAGGCTAAGCCGGAGAGCTTCGACGGTGTAGAATTCGCATTCTTCAGCGCAGGGGCGAAGGTTAGCCTCGACCTCGTCCCCGAGGCTGTGAAGCGAGGCGCGGTCGTAATCGACAATACAAGCGCGTTCAGGATGGACCCTGAGGTCCCGCTTGTCGTCCCCGAAGTCAACCCGGGGGATATCAAGAAGCATAAAGGCATCATAGCCAACCCTAATTGCTCGACGATAATTATGGTCGTAGCTCTCAAGCCCCTGCATGATGCGGCCAGGGTAAAGCGCATTGTTGTATCGACTTACCAGGCAGTATCGGGCGCTGGCGCCAGGGCCATGCAGGCGCTCGAGGAGGAGAGCCGGGCCTACCTGGAGGGCCGGCCGGTTGAACCAGGCATCCTGCCCTTTGCCAAGGCGCCGGTGCATTACCAGATAGCCTTCAACCTCATACCCCATATAGATGTCTTCATGGAGAACGGTTATACCAAGGAAGAGCTCAAGATGGTGTTTGAGACGCAGAAGATAATGGGGGATAGCGCCATAGCCGTGACGGCCACCACCGTCCGCGTCCCGGTATTTCGATCTCATTCCGAATCGGTCAACATCGAAACCGAGAGGAAGCTGACGGCGGCTGAGGCCAAGAGGCTCCTGGGATCCGCCCCGGGGATTACGGTGCTGGATTCACCGGGTGAAATGCTTTACCCGATGCCGCTTGATGTATCCGGTAAGGACAATGTCTTCGTCGGCCGGATCAGGGAGGATAACTCTATAGAGAAGGGCCTGAATCTCTGGGTCGTCGGGGACCAGCTCAGGAAGGGAGCGGCCCTGAATGCCATCCAGATAGCTGAAAGGATCATAGGGAGGAGTTGAGTGAGGCTGGAGAGGCTACTGAGAGGCTACGAAGATTACCGGGGTTGAGGGGAACCCCCAGTCAAGAGGTGAAGCCGGTTGCGGATCATCGTTCAGAAATTCGGTGGAACGTCCGTCTCGACTCCCTCGCTCCGCAAACAGGCGGCAGAACATATCCTTGAGGCAAAGCGGCAGGGATACTCGCCCGTCGTGGTGGTATCGGCCATGGGGCGCGCCGGCGACCCCTACGCCACGGATACCCTCATTCAACTGCTCAGGACCGTCGATGGCGACCCGGACCCGCGCGACCAGGACCTCCTGCTCTCGTGCGGGGAGATCATCTCCAGCGTTATAATGTCCGGGCTCCTCAAGAACATGGGTCACCCGGCCGTGGCTTTGACCGGGGCGCAGGCCGGCATAATCACCGATGACAAATTCGGCGACACGAGAATTGTAGAGGTGAAGCCGGACCTTGTGTTGCAGCACCTGAGGGAGGGCAAGATCGTTGTAGTCGCCGGGTTCCAGGGCATCACGCAAAACGGCGACGTGACAACCCTTGGCCGCGGCGGCAGCGACACTACGGCTGCAGCCCTTGGAGCGGCTCTGGGGGCCGAGGTCGTAGAGATATACACGGATGTGGATGGTGTGATGACCGCTGACCCCCGTATTGTGCCCGAGGCACGGCCTCTAAAGGTGATGACCTACAGGGAAGTGGCTGAGATGGCCCACTTGGGGGCAAAGGTGGTCCATCCGCGGGCAGTGGAGATCGCGATGGAAAAGGGCGTGCCACTTAGGATAAAGTGCACCTTCTCGGATGCGCCCGGGACCCTCATAACCGATTCTATGGAGGGTGTAGAGGGCACCACCATCAGATCGGATAGGGTGGTCACCGGCGTCGCCCACATCGCCAACGTCGCCCAGATCAAGATCATGACGGGGGAGGATGTCAACAGGTCCGGCCTTGTCAGGACCGTGTTTCGCGCCCTGGCCGACGCCGGCATAAGCGTTGACATCATAAATGTGTTTCCCCGGATGATAGCCTTCACCGTGAGTGGTGAGGTCTTCGAAAAGGCGCTGGATATCCTCAAGCGCCGGGCTCTTGACTCCTCCGGGCTCGATCCTTCATCCGTCGATATCGAGGGCGTTGAGGGTTGCGCCAAGGTGTCGGTGGTGGGGGCGGGGATGAGGGGTGTTCCTGGCGTCATGGCGACCGTGGTGGAGGCCCTCTATGCATCGGAGGTGCCGATACTCCAGACATCTGATTCACATACGAGCATCTCGTGCCTGGTGAGGAAGGATGATATGCAGAAGGCCATGCGTAGCCTTCACGCACGGTTTGGCCTCGGATTGTAATTCAAGAAACGGAACAAGGTTCGCAAGGAGGCGAGGGGTTTGAAACCCAGGTTTGGAAGCGTATTGACCGCTATGGTTACCCCGTTTGACCGCGATCTCGAGGTGGATTACAAGAAGGCCGCGGAGCTCGCGAGGATGCTTGTCGATGCCGGCTCCGACGGGGTTGTGGTAGCCGGCACCACCGGCGAGTCTCCGACCCTCACGCACGAGGAGAAGGTATCGCTTTTTGAGGCGGTCATGGATGCCGTCGGCGATAGGGCCTGCGTGATCGCGGGGACGGGCACGAACTCCACCAGGGGAAGCATAGAATTGACGAAAGAGGCTGAGAGGATAGGCGTCCACGGTGCTATGCTGGTCGTCCCATATTATAACAAGCCCCCCCAGGATGGATTGTATGAACACTTCCGCGCCATTGCAAGTGAGACGAGCCTGCCTCTTATCCTTTATAATGTTCCGGGTCGAACGAGCCTCAATATGACAGCAGATACCCTTGCACGGCTTGCCGAGATCGATAATATAGTTGCGGTCAAGGAGGCCAGCGGGAATCTCGACCAGGTTACGGATATGAGGCGAAAGACGCCGGGGGATTTCGACATCTATAGCGGCGACGATAGCCAGACGTTGCCGATCCTCGCCGTGGGCGGCGCGGGGGTCATAAGCGTTGCCTCGCACGTTGTTGGCCGGCAGATCAAGGAGATGATCTCTGCATACTTCTCGGGGGATGTGGAGCGTGCGTGGAGGCTCAATGCGGAGCTCTTCCCGGTCTTTAGGGCCATGTTTGTGACGACCAATCCGATCCCTGTGAAGGCGGCACTTAAGCTCACCGGGTTCGATGCCGGCGGCGTGAGGCCTCCCCTTGTGCCTGCTACTGAAAAGGAGCTGGCGGCGATTCAAAAGGCCCTGGCTGGGTTCGGGGTGCTTTAGCTTAGGGTAGGTGAGTAAGTAGTCTGCTCGCTCAGGGGTCAATTCGCTCGCAGACTTGCTTACCCACCCCACGCAGGACGTCCTGCCAAGTGTGAGTTGCGCCGTCCCCGCAACGCAACACCGTAAGCCTTGGGGCATGCTGGTAAACTGGTATGAATCAGGGAATCTACGCTAAGCCATATCGTATTGGATCGTATGATCGTGTTGAATTTATTTGCGGCTTCAGACAAAGTAGGGTATAATTCTATATCGTGAATGCTTTTTTGGAGGTGTTGGCGGAGAACGTGTCGGTGACAAACAAGCTGAAGGTCATCCCCCTCGGCGGCGTCGGCGAGATCGGCAAGAACATGATGGTTGTCGAATATGGGGGGGACATTATCATCATAGATGCGGGCCTCATGTTTCCCGAGGAGGAGATGCTTGGGATCGACCTCGTGATCCCGGATATAACATACCTCGTCGAGAATAAGGACCGCGTCCGCGCAATCATCTTGACCCATGGCCATGAGGACCATATAGGCGGGCTCCCATATATCCTGCGCCAGCTGGATGTACCTGTATATGGGACAAGGTTGACCCTGGGCCTGGTCGAGTGCAAGCTCAAGGAGCACGGGGTGACCCCGCGCTTCAAGCCAACGTGTATAAGGGCTGGCGAGCGGCTCCAGATCGGGCCATTCACGGTGCAGTTCATACGGGTCAGTCACAGCATCGCCGATGTGGTCGCCCTGGCGATAACCACACCCGCGGGCGTGCTGGTTCACACGAGCGATTTCAAGTTTGACCAGACGCCCATAGGCCAGGAGACAACGGACTTCCATAGATTCGCTGAACTGGGCGAGAAGGGCGTCCTGGTGCTCCTCTCCGATAGCACAAACGCCGAGAGGCCTGGCTATACCCTCTCGGAGAGGGAGGTCGGCGAGACGTTTGTTGAGACCTTCCGCAGGGCTGAGAATAGGATACTGGTGGCGACCTTTGCGTCGAACATCCACCGCATACAGCAGATTATCGACGCAGCTTGGAAGTTCAACAGGAAGGTAGCGGTCGTCGGCCGGAGCATGGAGAATGTGGTCGGGATCGCTGCGGACCTGGGCTACCTTACGATTCCTGAAGGCATGCTCGTTGATGTCGATGATGTTGAAAAGCTGCCACCCTCCAGGGTTGTCATAATCACCACCGGCAGCCAGGGGGAGCCGATGTCAGCGTTGACGCGCATGGCCATGGCCGAGCACAGGAAGATAGAGATCCGCCCTGGGGATACTGTCATAATATCTGCCTCGCCGATACCTGGAAACGAGAAGTCCATCGGCCGGACGATCAATCACCTGTTCAAGCTCGGGGCGGATGTCATCTACGAGGCTTTTTCGGGGGTTCACGTTTCCGGCCACGCCAGCCAGGAGGAGCTCAAGTTGATGCTCAACCTGACGCGGCCCAGGTTCTTTATCCCCGTGCATGGCGAGTACCGTCACCTTGTAAAGCATGCGCGGCTGGCCGAGGTGGTCGGGATCCCGTCGGAGAGGATATTCATCCCCGAGATTGGGGACGTCTTTTGCTTTGATGCACAGGAGGGCCGTATTGCGGGCAAGGTCACAGCCGGCAAGGTCCTGGTCGACGGACTCGGGGTCGGCGATGTCGGCAGCGTTGTGCTTCGGGACAGGAAGCTCCTGGCCGAGGACGGCATACTCATCGTCGTTGTAACCATCAATAAGCAGACGGGCGCCGTTGTAGCCGGGCCGGATCTGATCTCCCGCGGGTTTGTGTACATCAAGGAATCCGAGGCCCTTCTCGAAGAGGCCAGGGCCAAGACGCGAGAAGTGCTGTCCAGCTTCGAGGAGGAGGGCATAACGGAGTGGGGCGAGATAAAGGACGGTCTCCGGGACTCGCTTGGCCACTATTTCTATGATAAGATAAAGAGGCGCCCCATGATCTTGCCGATAATCATGGAGGTGTGAACCTGGCCCGGCCGGGAGGCATGGCCGGACTTGGTGGGTGTGGTGTTGAATTTTTTTCGTCTCCGGCAGCATACTAACTCCGGCAGCATACTGATCAAGGCAGCATGAGGCAACCCATGGTCGGAGAAGCGAGGGAGCTAGGTGACAAGCCGGGAGCGTGAGCATATATGATCAACTCTACACCGACGGAACCAGGCGGTACAGGGGGCGCGCCCGCGCCCGCCCAGGCTATCAGGCAGTTCGGGGAGATGCGGACGCCGGTGGAGGTGCCGTCCAATATCCACTGCATGACCATTATCGGGCAGATCGAGGGCCATATAATACTGCCGCCGCAGAATAAGACCACGAAATACGAGCATATACTTCCTCAGCTTGTCGCGATCGAGCAGAGCCCGCAGATAGAGGGCCTCCTCGTGGTGTTGAATACGGTTGGCGGAGATGTCGAGGCGGGCCTTGCCATCGCCGAGATGATCGAGAGCATGTCAAAACCCAGCGTGAGTCTAGTCCTTGGCGGGGGACATTCTATAGCGGTCCCCGTAGCCGTGGCTTGCACGTATTCGATCATCGCCAACACGGCTACCATGACTATCCACCCGCTGAGGCTCTCCGGCCTGGTCATAGGAGTCCCGCAGACTTACGAATACCTCGATAAGATGCAAGACAGGGTCATAAAGTTCGTTACTTCGCATTCCAGAGTAACCGAGCAAAAATTCAGGGAGCTCATGTCCAGGACGGGGGAGCTCGTAAGGGATGTGGGTACGGTGCTTGTGGGCAAGGATGCTGTTGATGTGGGCCTCATGGATGCTGTCGGGGGGCTGAAGGAGGCTCTCTCTAAGCTCGACGAGTTGATAGATAAGAATCGTAGCACTGCGCACAAGCCCGGAGGCCCCGTGTCGAGAGAGGATGTGGCCCTCCAATGATTCTCTATACTGTGCTTTCGCCCGAAGAGGTCCTGGACGGCATGGATAAACCCAGAACCTTCCTTGAGGTGGAGCTCGAGGGCGTGAAGATGACCATCGAGCCCATCTCAAACGAGGAGGCTAGGCTTGTAAGGATCTTTAGCACGGACCCCAGGGATTATTTAGACCCGCTCCTCCAGCCAGGCTCAACAATCAGATTTTCTCCTGCCCACCCCCGGTGGTAGCGCGTATGGGAAATGGGAAACATGTGAGCAAAAACACGTCACGTGAAAACACGCAATGGAAAATATCTGAAAATATTTATTGAAAAGAAATAAAACTGAGGCTCGAGACATATATTGCAGCGAAACCTTGCTCAGGAGGCAGGGATCGCTGTGGGTTTGATGCTGGCTCAGCTTGGACTCGGGCTCACCTGCTTTCTCGCAGGAATGAGTTTCCTGAGACGCGGCCTCATCCATGCAACCTCTCGCCGTGTCAAGCGGCTCCTCGCCCGGTTCGCTTCATCTCCATTCGTCGGCGCGCTTACGGGGACGTTCGTTACAGCGGTGATCCAGAGCAGCAGCGCAGTGACTGTGCTGGTTGTCGGCCTCGTTGACGCCGGCATTCTCGACCTCTACCAGGCGTTCGGGATCATAATCGGGGCCAACGTGGGCACGACCATGACGGCCCAGTTGATAGCCTTTGATATTGAAGGGCTTGGGCTCTCATGCATCGTTCTTGGGGCGGCGTTCCTGCTGGTGGGACGCGTATCGAGGGTATTATCGCCCCTCCCTGGCCGCGGTCACGCGCGCCGGACAGTCCCGGAGATAATAGGCGAGGCCATGCTGGGGCTCGGCCTTCTCTTCGGTGGTATGAGAATCATGACGGGGGCTGCCGGGGTTATCCGCGATGACCCCATGCTCGTCGGCTACCTCGTTGCCTTTGGGCAGAGCGCCTTCTGGGGGACGGTGGCCGGCGCGATCTTCACGGGGATCATTCAGAGCAGCAGCGCCACGACGGCTATAGTCCTCGCCTTTGCAAGGCAGGGACTGCTGCCGCTGGAGGGCTCCATGGGTTTAATCCTCGGGAGCAACATCGGGACGTGCGTGACGGCGCTCCTGGCGGGCCTGGGGACGGGCTCGACAGCCAGGAAGGCGGCCCTGGCGCACCTTCTTTTTAACGTTTTCGGTGTGGCGATTGTATTCCCTTTTATCCGTCCGTTTGGTATACTGGTCTCGTTGACATCGGATGATCTCCCCAGGCAGGTGGCAAACGCTCATGCCCTGTTCAATCTCATATCGGCGGCTCTTGTACTGCCCTGGGCGAGGCGCTTTGTTGACATGATACTCTTCGTTTCAGGCGGGCGGGATTAGCTACCAGTTGCCCGGGCAATCGACCCGAGCCGGGCGCTGTCGTGCGCGCTTTCGCGCCGGACGAGGCAGAGGCGAGGGGCGCGTTAAGCCTGAGGAGGAGCTGAGGAGGGAAGACGCGAATGAGTATAGTCAAGGCCGTGGTCCTGGGGATAGTTCAGGGCCTCACCGAGTTTTTGCCAGTCAGTAGCTCAGGCCATCTCGTGATTGCACGGAGCATATTGCATACCCAGGAGGCCCTCCTGACGTTTGATACCATAGTGCACGTGGGGACGCTCCTGGCGGTCGTCGTAGTGTTCTGGGGCGATATCGTGGAGGTGCTTCGGGCCGCCCTCGAGATGGTGACACCTGGACCCGGCCGGAATGGGCGTGGTTATGGCAAGCGCAGCTCCGGCGGTCGTGATCGCGGTGGAAGAGGTGTAAGAGCGGTGGGCGTGGAGAGCCGCGCGGCAGAGGCAAATAGGCAGCTCTTCTGGCTTATTATCGTGGGCACTATTCCAGCTGCAGTAATGGGCATAGCTCTAGAGGGTATCTTCAAGGCGTTGTTTGAATCCACGGCATCCGTTGCGGCATTTCTCATCCTTACGGGTATTCTCCTCTGGCTCGCTGAGCGGTTGAAGAGGGAGGATGTCCCGGTTGCGAGATTCAGCCTGCTCAGGGGCCTCCTGGTAGGGATAGCCCAGGGGTGCGCGATCGCTCCCGGCCTGTCGCGCTCAGGGTCGACGATAAGCGCGGCGCTGCTCCTCGGGCTCCCGAGGGATGAGGCCGCGCGTTATTCATTCCTGCTCTCGATCCCGGTTATCCTAGGCGCGGCTGTATTACAACTCAAGGATATCTTGGCGGCCGGGGCCGGTTTTGACGGGCTAGCGCTGCCGCTTATTGTTGGGCTGGTCGCCTCTGCTGTATCGGGTTACTTGGCCATACGCATTTTCCTATCAGTCGTAAGGCGTGGCCGCCTCACTATTTTCTCCTATTATTGCTGGGCCGTAGGGCTCATGGTGCTTGTGGCCCATCTCATTTTGGGCTGGATCTAAGGCGTCCTAAGGCGTCGATCCAGGTGAAGGTATACTGCTCACCAACCAATGTGCACCCATACGCCGGGCGGATGGATATGCACCACCAGGCACCGTATCCTGGTAAATTGTGAGGGGTAAAAACAATCAAAGAAGGAATACGGGTAGGTCTAATCGAATACCTTAGAAGATATGTGGCGGGGAATATGTGGGGCCAGAGCCCAGACCAGGGGTGATTTCGATGCCGAGGGGGGGCCGGCAGAGGCTGGCAGCGGGCAAGAAGGAAACAGCCGCCAGGGCTGTGCGCAGGAAAGCCATAAATGGGAAGAGCGGGAAGAGGTCGAGGTCGCAGGGCCGCACCAGGCCGAACGGAACGGGCCTCGCCGTGGAAGCGGCGGGAGTTCTTTTGATCGTTCTCTCCATCTTCTTCCTGGCCAGTCTTGCTGTGGGACCCTCGCAGAGGCCCGGCCTCGTGGGCCTCCTGGGGAGCGTGGTGGCCAGGGCGTTAAACGGGCTTGCCGGGACCGGAGCGTGGTTGCTTCCCGGTGCCACGGCCATGATGGCTATCGACATCATTGTCCGAAGACGGGGGGACGCCGCCGCCCATCTCGCAGGGGGGCTAATAATCCTCGCCAGTATTCTCAGCATCCTCGATCTCCTCGATGTAAGCGCAGGCACGACAGGTGCCGTTGTAAACCTCCTCCTCGTGCCGGTTTTCGGCCATCTGGGGAGCCTTGTGATGGCTGGCTTTGGCCTTATAGTTGGCGCGATGCTGGTGCTCGATACGAGACCGGGTAGCGCCATCAGGGGCTTTATCAAAGGGATGATTGCTCTAGTCGGGGGGATGACGCACGCTGCAGCCTGGGTCGTCTCAAATGGCCACAGGCTGGCGCGATCGGTCCTCCTGCCGGCTCTTGAAGGCCGGCAAGGCGAGGGGCAAGACGGCGCGAATAAAACCGCGAATGAGACCGGTGGGCGCGGCGGGGACCCGAGCGCCGTGGGGCGCACCGGTGGGCGCGCACACGAAGGCGGGGGTGGCGAGATACGCCTGGCCGGGGAACTGGCAACCAGGGGGCACCAGGATGAACCCTTGCCCGTGATCATTGAGCCCAGGATGCACGCGCCTGAGCCAGGCATCCCGCAAGCTGCTGTGATGGCTACGGTCGCTGCGGCCGCCGAGGCAGCGGAGGGGAAATCCTCGCCCCTGGCTGCGGGGGATGACAGCAACTATTGCCTCCCATCTCTTTCCTTGCTCAAGGGCCCCGCTCCCAGGAAGGCCGCAAGGGGCTCCGGGGGCTCTTCCGGGAGGGTTATAGAGCGTGCGCGGCTCCTTGAGGACACATTTCGCAGCTTTGGCGTCACGGCCAGGGTGGTTCAGATCAGCAAGGGGCCCGTTGTGACTCGGTATGAGGTCCAGCCGGGCTTCGGGGTCAAGGTGAGCAGGATCGTCAGCCTGGCTGATGACCTCGCGCTCGCCCTGGCATCATCGGGAATCCGCATAGAGGCCCCCATTCCGGGGAAGTCCGCGGTTGGCATCGAGGTTCCGAATAGCGAGATATCCATGGTCTATCTCCGTGACGTGCTGGAATCCGACGAATTCCAGAAGCGTGAGGGCCGCCTGACCATCGCCATCGGGAAGGACATCGCCGGAGGGCCAGTAGTGGCTGATCTGACAAGGCTTCTCCATGTTCTCGTGGCTGGCGCGACGGGCTCGGGGAAAAGCGTTTGCCTGAACACCCTAATAGCGAGCATTCTCTTCAAGGCCAAACCCGGCGAGGTTAAACTCCTGATGATAGACCCCAAGAGGGTTGAGCTTACAACATATGATGGAATCCCCCACCTTCTGAGCCCGGTGGTTACGGACGCGAGGGAGGCGGCTGGCTACCTCCGGTGGGTCGCCGGGGAGATGGATAAGCGGTATAAAAGATTCGCCGAGGTGGGCGTGCGCAATATAGAGAAGTATAATGAGTTTGTCGCCAGAATCACGGCGACGGGGACCGCGGCGAACGGCGAGGATGGCGGTGGCGGAGATAGAGATGGGGATGGGGACGACCTCAGGCCGCTCCCATATATCGTCGTTATCATCGATGAGCTCGGCGACTTGATGATGGTCGCGCAGAAGGATGTTGAGGATGTAGTCTGCCAGCTCGCCTTCATGGCCAGGGCTGCCGGCATTCACCTTATCCTGGCAACTCAGCGGCCGTCAGCCGACGTGATAACCGGGGTTATAAAGATGAACATTCCTTCGCGGATAGCGTTTGCGGTCCCTTCGCATGTCGACTCCAGGGTTATACTTGATACGGGCGGTGCTGAGAGGCTCCTTGGCAAGGGGGATATGCTCTTCTTCCCAGTTGGGGCGCCAAAGCCCATTCGCGTTCAGGGCGCGTATGTCTCGGATTCCGAGATCGAATCCATTGTGGAATTCGTCCGGAGCCAGGGAGAGCCAACCTATGAGGCTGAGAGCATAGGCCACGAGGCTGAGAGCGACGAGACCCTTGGCGAGGAGGACTCGCTGTTTGACGAGGCGGTGAGAATGGTTGTCGAGACCCAGGAGGCCTCAATATCCAAGCTCCAGCGGAGATTCAGGATAGGATATAACCGGGCGGCGCGCCTGATCGAAGCCATGGAGGCAAGGGGCATCGTCGGTCCATATGAGGGGAGCAGGCCACGCAAGGTCCTGGTATCGCCTGATAGGTTTACCTGTTCACGCCCAAGCACAAGGTAGACCACCATG is part of the Bacillota bacterium genome and encodes:
- a CDS encoding ribonuclease J encodes the protein MSVTNKLKVIPLGGVGEIGKNMMVVEYGGDIIIIDAGLMFPEEEMLGIDLVIPDITYLVENKDRVRAIILTHGHEDHIGGLPYILRQLDVPVYGTRLTLGLVECKLKEHGVTPRFKPTCIRAGERLQIGPFTVQFIRVSHSIADVVALAITTPAGVLVHTSDFKFDQTPIGQETTDFHRFAELGEKGVLVLLSDSTNAERPGYTLSEREVGETFVETFRRAENRILVATFASNIHRIQQIIDAAWKFNRKVAVVGRSMENVVGIAADLGYLTIPEGMLVDVDDVEKLPPSRVVIITTGSQGEPMSALTRMAMAEHRKIEIRPGDTVIISASPIPGNEKSIGRTINHLFKLGADVIYEAFSGVHVSGHASQEELKLMLNLTRPRFFIPVHGEYRHLVKHARLAEVVGIPSERIFIPEIGDVFCFDAQEGRIAGKVTAGKVLVDGLGVGDVGSVVLRDRKLLAEDGILIVVVTINKQTGAVVAGPDLISRGFVYIKESEALLEEARAKTREVLSSFEEEGITEWGEIKDGLRDSLGHYFYDKIKRRPMILPIIMEV
- a CDS encoding undecaprenyl-diphosphate phosphatase, coding for MSIVKAVVLGIVQGLTEFLPVSSSGHLVIARSILHTQEALLTFDTIVHVGTLLAVVVVFWGDIVEVLRAALEMVTPGPGRNGRGYGKRSSGGRDRGGRGVRAVGVESRAAEANRQLFWLIIVGTIPAAVMGIALEGIFKALFESTASVAAFLILTGILLWLAERLKREDVPVARFSLLRGLLVGIAQGCAIAPGLSRSGSTISAALLLGLPRDEAARYSFLLSIPVILGAAVLQLKDILAAGAGFDGLALPLIVGLVASAVSGYLAIRIFLSVVRRGRLTIFSYYCWAVGLMVLVAHLILGWI
- a CDS encoding Na/Pi cotransporter family protein gives rise to the protein MGLMLAQLGLGLTCFLAGMSFLRRGLIHATSRRVKRLLARFASSPFVGALTGTFVTAVIQSSSAVTVLVVGLVDAGILDLYQAFGIIIGANVGTTMTAQLIAFDIEGLGLSCIVLGAAFLLVGRVSRVLSPLPGRGHARRTVPEIIGEAMLGLGLLFGGMRIMTGAAGVIRDDPMLVGYLVAFGQSAFWGTVAGAIFTGIIQSSSATTAIVLAFARQGLLPLEGSMGLILGSNIGTCVTALLAGLGTGSTARKAALAHLLFNVFGVAIVFPFIRPFGILVSLTSDDLPRQVANAHALFNLISAALVLPWARRFVDMILFVSGGRD
- a CDS encoding translocation-enhancing protein TepA produces the protein MINSTPTEPGGTGGAPAPAQAIRQFGEMRTPVEVPSNIHCMTIIGQIEGHIILPPQNKTTKYEHILPQLVAIEQSPQIEGLLVVLNTVGGDVEAGLAIAEMIESMSKPSVSLVLGGGHSIAVPVAVACTYSIIANTATMTIHPLRLSGLVIGVPQTYEYLDKMQDRVIKFVTSHSRVTEQKFRELMSRTGELVRDVGTVLVGKDAVDVGLMDAVGGLKEALSKLDELIDKNRSTAHKPGGPVSREDVALQ
- a CDS encoding DNA translocase FtsK, encoding MMAIDIIVRRRGDAAAHLAGGLIILASILSILDLLDVSAGTTGAVVNLLLVPVFGHLGSLVMAGFGLIVGAMLVLDTRPGSAIRGFIKGMIALVGGMTHAAAWVVSNGHRLARSVLLPALEGRQGEGQDGANKTANETGGRGGDPSAVGRTGGRAHEGGGGEIRLAGELATRGHQDEPLPVIIEPRMHAPEPGIPQAAVMATVAAAAEAAEGKSSPLAAGDDSNYCLPSLSLLKGPAPRKAARGSGGSSGRVIERARLLEDTFRSFGVTARVVQISKGPVVTRYEVQPGFGVKVSRIVSLADDLALALASSGIRIEAPIPGKSAVGIEVPNSEISMVYLRDVLESDEFQKREGRLTIAIGKDIAGGPVVADLTRLLHVLVAGATGSGKSVCLNTLIASILFKAKPGEVKLLMIDPKRVELTTYDGIPHLLSPVVTDAREAAGYLRWVAGEMDKRYKRFAEVGVRNIEKYNEFVARITATGTAANGEDGGGGDRDGDGDDLRPLPYIVVIIDELGDLMMVAQKDVEDVVCQLAFMARAAGIHLILATQRPSADVITGVIKMNIPSRIAFAVPSHVDSRVILDTGGAERLLGKGDMLFFPVGAPKPIRVQGAYVSDSEIESIVEFVRSQGEPTYEAESIGHEAESDETLGEEDSLFDEAVRMVVETQEASISKLQRRFRIGYNRAARLIEAMEARGIVGPYEGSRPRKVLVSPDRFTCSRPSTR